A segment of the Pseudoliparis swirei isolate HS2019 ecotype Mariana Trench chromosome 4, NWPU_hadal_v1, whole genome shotgun sequence genome:
GACCCggggaaaaataaagaaaaggggTTCCCCAGGATTTAAATTAGAAAAAGGGTCCCAATAAGGGGGACCCGGGGAAAAACCCTTCCCGGGgggcctccctcccccttccggacccctttccccccctttaaGGGGGCCCCGGGCCAACACGACCATTCCCCCTCTGGGGGcccccgtctcccctccacaccCCCCCCGGGTTCCCATAACAAAGGGGCCGGGGTctttaaaaacccccaaaaatttttttgtttttcacccccacaaattgaaaaaaaccccccaaaaggggaaTTTTGCCAAAACCCCACAGGGACCGGGGGCCTCCCCCGTCCCCAAGGGAGGCTCTAACCCCCGGGGGAAGTCTCACCCTTACGGCCCGCCCCCACCCCTCCGAGGCCCGCCACCCCTCAAAAAgaccctctcccccctctagaAAACCCGTCTCACCCCCCCAAAGAGCCCCGTCTCACCCCCCCAGAGAGCCCTTCCACCCCCCCAGAGACCTGCCTCACCCCCCCAGAGCCCCGTCTCACCCCTAAGAGCCCCGTCTCACCCCCCAAagagacccgtctcaccccCCAGAGCCCCGTCTCACCCCCCCAAagagacccgtctcaccccccaaagagacccgtctcaccccCAAGAGCCCCTTCTCACCCCCCAAAGAGACCCTCTCACCCTCCAAGAGCCCGTCTCACCCCCCCAAAGAGACCCTCTCACCCCCCCAAAGAGCCCCGTCTCACCCCCCCAagagacccgtctcaccccCCCAAGAGCCCCGTCTCACCCCCCCAagagacccgtctcaccccccaaagagacccgtctcacccccccaaagagacccgtctcaccccCCCAAAGAGCCCCGCCTCACCCCCTCCAAGAGCCCCTCTCACCCCCCCAAGAGACCCTCTCACCCCCCCAAAGAGCCCCGTCTCACCCCCCAAGAGCCCCGTCTCACCCCCCCAAGAGACCCTCTCACCCTCCACAGAGCCCCGTCTCCCCCCTCCACAGAGACCCTCTCACCCCCCCAAGAGCCCCGTCTCCCCCCTCCAcagagacccgtctcaccccCCAGGAGCCCGGGGTCTCCCCCTTTTTCCCAAAGCCTTCCCCATCCCCAGAGACCCGCCACCCTCTAAGAGCCCCGTCCACCCCCCACAAAACCGGTTCCCCCCCCTTCGGGAGAGCCCCGGGGCCTACCCCCTGGAACCCCCCAACCACCCACGGCCCCGGGCCACCCCCCCAAGAACCCCCACCCCTGgaccccccaaccccccacaGGCCCCGGccacccccaaaaaccccaccACCCCGGGACCCCTAAACCCCCCACAGGCCGGGCCCCATAAAAGACCCCACACCCCAAAAAGGCCGGGCCACCCCCCCAAGAACCCCACCCCTGGACCCGTCCACCCCCACAAACCCCCGGGCTACCCCCACagaacccccaccccccaacaaACCCCCGGGCTACCCCCCCAAGAACCCCCACCCCTGGACCCCATCAGAACCCACCACCCCCGGGACCCTCCACCCCCCACAGGCCGGGCCCCCCTCAGAACCCCCACCCCCAGGGCTGGCCCACAGAACCCCCACCCCCACGGCCCCGGCCCCCCACCCAAGAACCCCCACCCCCACGGCCCCGGCCACCCCCAagaacccccaccccccacggCCCCGGCCACCCCCCAAGAACCCACCACCCCCCCGGACCCACCCAGCCACAAACCCCGGGCCTACCCCCCCAAGAACCCACCCCGCCCGGCCCGCTCACCTCCCGGGGGGGCCCCCGTAAGAGGGTCCACCCTCCCGGGGGACCCTTTCTCAGTCCCCGGCCGTCCACCCCCCCACGGCCCGGGCTAAACCCGTCCCGGCCCGTTTTCCCCCCAAGACCCCAACCCCCCTTTAAGAGAGTCCCCTCCCACGGGCCGGCCCAGCCCAAGGAAAAGGCCACCTCCAAAAACCCCATCTCCCCCGTCCCCCCCCGCTCCCTCCCGGGCCCGTTTTCAGGCCCAAAAACCCGTCCCCCCCTCCCAGGAGCCCCCCGACAGGAGGCGCTTTCCTTTTGCGGTTTCTGGGGGGTCTGGCCCGCCTGCCGCACCCAAACCCCCAGAGAGTGGGACCACCAAAACCGGGGGCAGGGGCGGGCCCGGGCCTGGGAACAGGCGGGACACCATTAGACACCACCCACGGCGGCCCGGGGGCCCAAGGGGTACCCTGCCCAAAACCCCTTCCCTCAAAACCCCCACGGCGGGAAATCGGCCCCCCGGCGGACAAAGGGCCAAAAACCCAAAGGGGGCGGCCCTTGACCCCCACCGGGGCCTAGACACACCCCCCCGGCGGCCCACGCCACAAACCCCGGGGGGGCACCACGGCCACCCAGGTTTGGGCCCCAAAAACCAAACCAGGGGGcccttcagccccccccccggctACCCTTCAAAACCCAAAACCCAACCCGGGCGGCCCTCAAAACCCCCCCAAGGGGGGGCCCCTCAGCCCCCCCCAGGCGGGCCCCGGGCAAAACCCCCAcggcccccggggccccccaaaaaggcTCACCCGACCCCCCCGGGCCCGGGAACCCTCAGCCCAAAAAAAGGGCTGGCACCATTCAGGACCCACCCGCCCCGGGGCCTCCCTGGCGGTCCCGGGGCGAGATGGGGCCCCTgcccggggggggccccgggtCCCCCCAGTCCGGGCCCGGGTTCCTCCGGGCCAGCCCCCACGCCCCGGCGGGCCCGGGCGGGGGGCGCGGGCCCCGACGGTTGGGGTCCCTCCGGGGGGCCCAGGAAAAGGCGGGGGCCCAAAAGGTTCCCCCTTCCGTTCTCCAGGCGtttcaggcccccccccccatctgggTTCAAAGCCCGGGCGGGGGGCGCGCGTCAGGGCTCCGGGGTTGGGGCGCCGGGGGCCCCGAAGGGGTCCCCGGCCGGGGGGGCCCCGTCcatcaggggggagggggcgggccaCCGGCCGGGCTCCCCGGGCCCGGGCCCCCAAAACCCCGGGTCCCCCGGGGAAGGGGGTCCGCCGCCGGGGAACAAACGcagggggggcccgggggcctTGGGGAGGGGGCCGACCCCTGAACACCGCCGCCCCCGGGGCCCGGCCCGGGGCCTGGGGGGCCCGCGGCCCCCACCGGGGGCCAAAAGGGGCAGGACCAGGGCCGCCCGGTCGGCCGGGGGAGGCGGAGGGGCATTTGGACCTCTCGGGCCTGGGACCGCCCCGGGGGCGGGCTCCCCCCGGGCCCACCGCCGGGGGACCAGGGGGGCCCCCAGGGGgcccgggggccccgggggccccccgcCGGCCCAAAACCCCAGGGGGGGTGAGCAAGGGAGCCCAGCTTCTCCCTCGGGCCCCGGGCCTGGGGAGGAAAAAGGGGGCCTCCCCCGGGGGCGATCCGAGGAGCCCCTGGGGCCCTGGCCccctcccccggggcccccATGGGGCCCACGGGGGcccttgggggggggccccaaatTCCGGGAGGGCCCGGGGCCTTCTgctccaaaccccccccccggccccccaaaATGGGGGCCACGGGGGCCCTGGGGGGGGCCAGAGGGGGAACCCCCCTGGGAGCCCCCTGGGGCCCGGGGCCCCACCCTCCCGGCCCCCAGGGGGGGCCAGGGGCCTGGAAAAGGGGAACGGGGCCCCGTTTTCCCGGAGGGCACCCGGGGCCCTGCTcctccccccgggccccccatGGGGCCACGGGGCCCGGGAGGGGAAGGGCGGGGCGACTCCGAgggcccggggggcccccccgggggccccaccTCCCCCCGGGCCCCCAGGGGGCCCCCAGGGGGGCCCGGGGGAGGCCCCCAGGGGCGCCCGGGGGGGGAGACCGGGGCCCGCCACCTCCCCCCAAGGCCCCCTGGGGGGGGGCCCGgaaggggggcgactcctgaggAGCACCTGgggcctctgctcacctcctccGGGCCCCCCCAGGGGGGCCACGGGGCCTGGGGGAGGCGGGGCGACTCCTGAGGAGCACCGGGgggcctctgctcacctcctccAGGCCCCCATGGGGCCAGGGGGGCCTGGAgggagggggcgactcctgaggAGCACCTGGGgcctctgctccctcctccaggCCCCCAGGGGGGCCGGGGGGCCTGGAAGAGGGGAGGCGACTCCTGAGGAGCACCTGGGGCCTCTGCTCACCCCCCCAGGCCccaggggggcccggggggcccgggggggcgACTCCGGGGAAGCCCGGGGGCCCCTCgggcccccctccaccccccgggggcccggggGCCGGAGGGGGCCGGGGCCTCCGGGGCCCGGGGCCCTCTCCACCCCCAGGCCCCCGGGGGGCCCAAGGGCCGGGAAAGGGGGGCCCCTGAGGAGCAGGGGGCCTCGCCACCCCCTTTccgggcccccggggggccAGGGGCCGGGGAGGAGCGGGGGCTCCTAAAGGGCACCGGGGGCCTCCCACCCCTccggcccccgggggggccccggggggccggggggccccccgggccgACCCTGGGGGCCCGGGGGCCCGGGGGTAAACCCCTCcaggcccccgggggcccggggGCCCGGAAGGGAGGACGGGGGCGACCGGGGGGAGAAACCTTTGgggtccccccccccaaggCCCCCGGGCCCGGGGGCCCCCCGCGGCCCGGGGGCGAAAGGCACGGCCCCCCCCGACCCCACGCGGGGAGCCCGGGCCGGGCGGGCCCCCGGCCCAGGCCCCACCCAGCCGGACCTCCTGGGTGCCCCGGGTGGGCCCCCGGACAGCAGCCTCGAGCACCCCAGCAGCTccaggggggggaaaggggcccCAACCCTTCTTCCCAGAGGTCACGGCCCCCCAGAAGGGCCCGGAAGCTCCGGGGCCAGCCCGGGTTCCCCTTCCCCGGGAACCCCGGGGGGTTGGGGGAGAAAACCCAAAGGGGAAAAGAGACCGGGAGAGCAAACCCCTTCAGGTCCCTGAAAAGCCCCCCCCCGGTTCCCCGGGGGGGCCGCACGGGCAGCCGGCCCGGGCCccgaaagggggggggccccaacCCAAAGGCCCGCGCGGCCCCGGCCCCAAAAACCCggaaatttttggggggtttccgAGGTAAACGTAGAACACCCCGGAGTACAaatccccttttcttttcttgactTTTAAAGGAAGAAACAATTTAATTATTAACTGTTACATTGGGAAGCTATTAAGaaaattttatttaagttaaaataaaaacttttaaaaaaacagtaacaaatttaaactttttaaaggcccggatttctccttttttttattaacggAAAcccgtttttttttaatttttttcccttaaaaatttttaaaaaagttttccttttttggggtttgtttGTTAAATTTTTTGCTTttatgttttgaaaaaaaatgtataaaaacacCCCAAGAAATTTTTGAAAAATTTttattgtatgttaaaaaataatttaaaaaacctgTTTTAAATAAggcaaaaaatagttttgctaaAATTTAATTTGACCCCTTTTTTGGGGATTAAAAAacccaactttttaaaaaaacgtttAAAAACAAACCTGAATTTTGAAATTTTTTATTGGGTTTttaaacttttgtttttttatttcccaatTACCAAAGTTTTAAAGAATTTTTACCAAAGGGTTTGTTTGAAGTTTTGGGGCccaaatgttttaaaataaaagttaaaaacatcccaaaaaattgctatttaaaataaaaaaatattgaaactttttttaaattgaacccGGGGAAAATTTTTCGTCGCCCCAAAAATTGGGCCGCCACCTTTCCCGGGGGCCGCCCCCCTTgggaaacaaaacacaaacgctTAAAATTTAAAGACGAAAAGCAAAAAACCCACGTTAATTTTAAATTTCGttgaaaatttgtttttttcccctagGGGAGCCCAaagttaaaatttttaaaaacccccaaacAGGAGTAAAGCCTTTTGGGCCCAAGGGGGGTTTTTTACAGGGGATTTCCTAAACAGGATTGATTTTACAATACCCCCAGCAGGGTATCCTCAAAGGTTTTGGTCCCAGCAGGGTGGGGCCCACCGGGTGACCCGGCGGAGGGCCCCCAGGGCAGGAGGAAGCCCAGGCCTCAGCGGGGGCCCCAAAGGCCTCAACAATACCCGGGTTCCTCAACGGAAAAAGTTTTGGTTTCAAAAGGGGGTCCTCAGGTTTGGGGGAGGGGCCCCTAAAGGCGGAGTGAGTCCTCAACAGGAGTGAGTCCTAAACAGGAGTGAGTCCTCGGGCCCAGGGAGTGAGTCCCCCCCCGGGGGTAGTCCTCCCCGGTGGGTTTCCTGGGGGTGGTTCACAGGATTCCCTTTGGAGGAGGATTCAGGGGTTTGGTCCCGGGGGCCTCAGGGGGTTTGGCCTGGCCCCTTTTAAAATTCCCGGTCCTTTTCCGGGAGGGGTTTTGGTTCCCAGAGGAGGGCCCGGGGCCCAGGGGGTGGCCCCGGGGGCCGGGTTTCCCCCGGGTGGAGCCTCCCCCGGGGGAAAGTCCCCCGGCCCCTAGCGGGGTGGCCTCTTCCTAACGGAGGGTCCTAAACAGGGTGACCCACGGAGGGCCCAAGGCCCCAAGGGAGGAGCCCAACGGGGACCCCAGGTTGGCGGAGGAGTCCTTGGTTTCCTGGAGTGGCCTTCGGGCCCCCGGGTACCCCGGAGTGAGCCCCGGCCCCCGGGGAGGGGGAGTTTTTTCCCCTAAAGGGTGACCTTTCGCGGGGACCCCAAAGGGTTGGTCCTCCGGCCTCAGGGGGTACCTCAGGTCCCCCCCGGAGGACCTCACCTCGCTGTTTGGGGCTGGCCCTTGGGGGCCTTGGCGTTTGGGTAAAGCTGGTTGTGGCCCCATGTGTTGGTTCGGGTTTGGGGTTCTGTGGGGAGGTggtttgggggttcagggttTGTGTTGGGGGGGTTGAggtttgtgtgtttaaaaatttggtgtttagtgttttgtttgggagggggggggggttggggttgGGTTTCCCCTTGGGTGGTGTGTGTTGGAGGGGGGTTGGGTTGGGAGGTGGTTTGttttccaggtgtgtgtgttaaagtgggGGGGTTAAAGGTGGGGGAGGGTGTGGGGGAGTGGGTTGGTTCGGGTGTTTGggtgggtggtgggggtggtTTGAGGTTGGAGTGTTTTTAAGGGTGATTgtgagggtgggggggttgtgttcagtgtgtgtgtgtgtgttggggtgtgtgtgttcagtatgtgtgtgttagagtgtgtgtgtgttgggtgtgtgtgtgtattcagtgtcagtgtgtgttgaggtgtgtgtgtgaggtgtgtgtgttgagtgtgtatgtgttggtgtgtgtgagtgtgtatgaggtgtgtgtatgttgaggtgtatattatgtgtgttcagtgtgtgttaaGTGTGTATTCAATGTGTGTAATATATTAGTGTGTttaagtatgtgtgtatattgagagtgtgtatgtattcagtgtgtatatattagtatgtgtgtgttaaagtgtataTGTTAAGTGTATAAttaagttaatatatatatatgttcaatgtgtatatattattatgtatgttaaaatatatatattaaaggtatatgtatattaagTATATGTATGTTAAGTGtgtcagtaataataataatatattaagtatatatatatattcaatgtatatattaaaattaataataatatattaaagtgtgtatgtaatatatatatatattcaagtatgtgtatatattaaagtatatatatattagtgtgtatattaaaattaataataataatattataattatatatatattaaagtatgtatattaagtgtgtgtatatatgaggtaataatattatataatattaagtatatatattaaattatatgtaATCAATATTAGTGTATTaagtgtatatattaaaatgtatgtgtatttagatatgtatattaaagtgtgtatgtgttaattgtgtgtgtgttaagtgtaTGTATGTTGGTGTATATTATTAagtctatatgtattaatatgttaGTGTAATATGTTAAGTGTGTATTGAAAATTATGTTAAGTGTATATAAAGGTATATGTATTAagtgtatatattaaattataatattaaggtgtattaatattattaaagtgtgttagagtgtgtgtatgttaattataataatatatgcaaattatgtatatgttaaaattatatattaagtgtatatatattaagtatgtatattaaagtgtaatatattaattatatatgtattgaaGGTATATGTGTTggtgtatatattaaaattaataataatattaagtgtatatgtgttaaaattatatgtgtgttaagtgtgtatatgtgttaaaagtatatatatgttaattatatattaattaataatattaagaaTGTGtatattaaaattatatatgtattaagtatatgtgtgttaaaattaatgtgtgttaatatgtgtgtgttgagtgtgtgtattgagagtgtatatgtgtgttaagTGTATTATtaagtatgtatgtgtattggtgtgtgtatatgtatatatatagtgtatgtgtatattgagTATTATATTAGTGTATATatgttaaaattatatattaagTGTGTATGTTAGTATATTAAGTGTATATATTAGTGTGTATGTAttggtatattatattattaattattatatatgttaagTGTATATGTTGAGTGtatattaaaattatattattaaaattatatattagtatatatattgaAAATTATATATGTGTTAAAGTATATGTTAGTGttaagtgtatatgtgtgtgttaaaagtatatgtgtgtgttggtgtgtgtgtgttgagtgtgtgtgttaaagtgtgtgttaagtgtgtgtgtatgttgaggtgtgtgtgtgtgtgtgttggtgtgtgtgttgaggtgtgtgtgttgaggtgtgtgtgtgttgaggtgtgtgttgaggtgtgtgttgaggtgtgtgtgtgttgaggtgtgtgtgtgttgaggcgtGCTCTACAAGGACCTGGTGGTCGGCGTTGCCAAGGAGACGGTGCTGTCTTGGCATAGGCCCCTGTCTCCTGTGGGCGTGGAGGCGCTGGTCAAACAGGGCTTCAAGGTGCAGGTGGAGACCGGCGCCGGAGAGGAGTCCAAGTTCTCTGATCAGCACTACCGAGAGGCCGGAGCCACCATCACCCGGCGATCATGAGACCCTCGGACCTGGTCCTCAAGGTCAGCTGTTCTCTCCTCTTGAATGACCCGGGTGTGGATCTGCtgcgcccctcccccgctcacCCGTCCGCTCCGTAGGTTCGAGCCCCGAGCCTGAGCGAGGCCGACCCGCTGAAGCCGTCCTCCACCCTGGTGAGCTTCATCTACCCGGCCCAGAACCCGGAGCTGATGAggaagctgtcggagaggaagAGCAACGTGCTGGCCATGGACCAGGTGCCCCGGGTCACCATCGCCGAGGGTTACGACGCCCTGAGCTCCATGGCCAACATCGCCGGGtaaagacaatgacatcatcacaaagacaatgacatcatcacaagaCATCATCACAAAGCAATGAAACATCATCACGAACAATAACATCATCAcgaacaatgacatcatcataaagacaatgacatcacaaagacaatgacatcatcacaaagacaatgacataataacaatgacatcatcacaaagaT
Coding sequences within it:
- the LOC130192566 gene encoding basic salivary proline-rich protein 1-like, with protein sequence MGPQPALPKRQGPQGPAPNSEEEATPLGAGGLSPGGGSTRGKPGPRGHPLGPGPSSGNQNPSRKRTGNFKRGQAKPPEAPGTKPLNPPPKGILGTRAGPGASGPFWGAVTSGKKGWGPFPPPGAAGVLEAAVRGPTRGTQEVRLGGAWAGGPPGPGSPRGVGGGRAFRPRAAGGPRARGPWGGGPQRFLPPVAPVLPSGPPGPRGPGGVYPRAPGPPGSARGAPRPPGAPPGAGGVGGPRCPLGAPAPPRPLAPRGPGKGVARPPAPQGPPFPGPWAPRGPGGGEGPGPRRPRPPPAPGPPGGGGGPEGPPGFPGVAPPGPPGPPGAWGGEQRPQVLLRSRLPSSRPPGPPGGLEEGAEAPGAPQESPPPSRPPWPHGGLEEVSRGPPVLLRSRPASPRPRGPPGGARRRGPWGEVAGPGLPPRAPLGASPGPPWGPPGGPGGGPWPPLGAGRVGPRAPGGSQGGSPSGPPQGPRGPHFGGPGGGFGAEGPGPSRNLGPPPKGPRGPHGGPGGGGQGPRGSSDRPRGRPPFSSPGPGPEGEAGLPCSPPLGFWAGGGPPGPPGPPGRPWSCPFWPPVGAAGPPGPGPGPGGGGVQGSAPSPRPPGPPCVCSPAADPLPRGTRGFGGPGPGSPAGGPPPPP
- the LOC130192567 gene encoding NAD(P) transhydrogenase, mitochondrial-like → MRPSDLVLKVRAPSLSEADPLKPSSTLVSFIYPAQNPELMRKLSERKSNVLAMDQVPRVTIAEGYDALSSMANIAGSLSIVQHASGLCCIATGNQPKYYFRYTYLYFRCRGSRSRGSTRCRKTLLLRLSDVSNWNRSEFWAHVLHLNA